Within Dictyostelium discoideum AX4 chromosome 4 chromosome, whole genome shotgun sequence, the genomic segment tttgttaataattatttaatgatgaaaaaaaaagtttaatttatacaaataaaatttataattaaaaattaaataatttaaattaaaaaatattattttgaaagataaatttaataaaaaataaaaataattaatttaatacttATTTTGATTAACATTTCTTTGTTCAATGATGTAAGGtctatattaatttttaaaccaaacacaaaaaaaaactataccCTTTTGAGAACTGAATTACAAAGTTCCAGTTACGCTATTCGGTgtgtgttttatttttttggaaaaaaaaaaaaaaaaatacataatttgtaatttttcataaataaaaataaaaataaaaataaaaataaaaataaaataaaaaatatatttttaaaacttttgatCAACCACAAAGATTAAACACaatcataataaaaaatttctgTTGGTAAGTGACGCAATAATCAATGTGTGTGTTGAGATATGTgctatttattaaaaaaaattatttttaatttaataattataattaaaaaagagaataaattatttcaaactACATAATTgaacatttttttaaaaaaatgaaatttatatgAACAAAAACACACCAAAACTCCTTATACACCAACCCGCACAGCCACAAAAATCACCAAAACTTTGTGATGATTGTTTTTTAGAGCATTGGATTAAATGGGTTGGTGCACAAGAAattcttcattttttttttttatcaattgccCCATGCCAATTTTATcacattaatttcatttattattatacattTTTGGATTTATGAaagcaaataaaaaataaacaaattttcGAGAAAAAAGgcttttttgaaaaaaaaataagggaaaatttttttttgtttttaatatgaaCGTTTTTGGAAAAGAAGAATCAGATGAACCATTATTACCAGGTgtccaaattattattacatcaAATAGAACCTCAATTGCTGATTAAAATGGTAAATACTCATTAAAAGATCAAGTACCAGGTTCATAttgtaaaaatgattttccAGATCATTACATTCCACTCAAATATCAATTACATTACCAATAGTCTTCAACAATCACCTATATTGATGGTGAGTTTCAATCATTTATAAGTAGGTGATTATTGCATCAAAGCAACACAACCAGATATATACCCATTTGTTGTAACTTCAAATGATTCAGTTGTTGACTCAACAGGCTAATTTTGTTTCAAACTAACACATTTAATCCAACTACAGCAACAACCTCGGCAACATGATTAAACTTCACAAActctattttaataatgtcaAATTTGAATCAGTTACTAAATTAGGTTATGGATTCAATAGAAATTTAAACCTCCGATGACAACACCATTTGGAAAGAAtgttaatagtaatagtaatagtaatagtaatagcatTAATAAGTAACCACAACTAATACAAACACAACGGCCAACTAACACAACAGCCGCCACAAGTTCTTTTACAATATAATCAAATTGAACAATCAATGAAAATGTGTTatcttgtaaatttaaatcatctaTCAAAATCATTAGATTCAATTAAACTTAGTGGTGTGAATTAGTTTCTaagtaattaataatcaaattagtGCTCTTAGTAATAGTGATATTTTAGCAAAAACTAAAATCGgttattttaaatgtttttttttattaattcatctttttttaaaaataataataaaactttttaaataaatatttattatttattgttttttattatttttatttttatttattttatcagttaatttttttctttcctaaatttaatttaattttttatttttaaaacctataattttgtttatttgcaAATTTTGGGTAATCtgattatttaatcaaagtttgaattaaataataatagaaataaatttttttttttttttttgaacgttaatttttaattttaaaaaagggaatagattttgattaaaaattctattaacaattaaaaatgaagaaaGAATAGAATTAGTAAAGGATTAAACTTTGTCAGAAACTAAACCTTTAAAtctagatttaaaaataaaaataaagattaaatcccaatcaataaaaacaaattaattaaatcatttaagtaaacatataaaaaaacaaaaaaaaaaaaaaaaacgtgtgttttaaaacttttgaaTAACCACactatattaaaaaaaaaattcttttaatattttagatttgaagatttacaaatatataaaaaatgatgcAATAATAAATGCAAATGATGAGatgataaaagaaaaaactatttttcatttgtaagttagattttatttttttttttaaaaaagtattgtttgtttgttaaaaaaaaaaaatataaaaagggataaagaaaatttataaatcatttcaaaataaaaaaaacaacaatcaaataaataatttaaaatgacACTTATTTGTACGtttcatctttatttttgtctttcacttttttttttttttttttttttttttttttaaaaataatactgacatttaaatttaaattataatagcTTCAATTTCAAAGATTAGCTcagttaatattaattgtttaaataatacaatttcaaatggtgTTTCTAGCCAATCATTAACATCTTATGGTGGTAGTGAATCAACAAGTTTGGTTAATGCAGATATTATGGCTAATTTATTAGGTATTCTTGGTATTAGAATTAAAGCTGAAGTTCTCTAAATTTGCACTGTATATTGTTTATACcacatttatttaaaaaataataataataatctttgtAAAACTATATTtcacaattaataaaataatttaattttatgattcaccaaatttattttttttttttttttttttttcagatatttttctttattggattttttttgattaaaaaaaaatgggttaaaatttgatttttttttttttttttaattttttttttttttttttttttttttatatattaaatgaatCCAAAAGAAAGAATTTCAATCATTTCAAATCATTTAACAATGTCAGATacatcatcaaatttaaaaacacattcaacaatatcaacacaTGTTTTAGATACAACCACTGGATTACCAGCAATGGATATGAAAGTTAtattagaaaaagataatggtaatggtcaatatataacaataaaaagTGTTTTAACCAATTCTGATGGTAGATCAAGAGAATTTCCAGAATTAGAAAAtggaatttataaaattactttCTTTACAGAAGAATactttaaaaatcaaaatgtttcaaattatttctttCCAAAAGCAAGtgttgattttataattaatcaaGCAAAACATTATCATGTgcctttattattatcaccatatAGCTTTTCAACTTATAGAGGtagttaaataaataaataaataaaaaaaaattaaaaaaattaaaaaaaaaaaagaagttgaactttataattaaaaactgaatatatattttattttattttattttattataatttataatttttaaataatttataaaatatattattatttatgaaaattatttatttactttattattttttattatttatattatttatattatttattttttcattatttataaatgaacTAAATATGGTGgtttataaacttttttctttgaaaataCATTTTGAAGTGGTAGaccatttttaaaaggtaaaatagaactattaatattactaccatagattgaatttgatgattcaGCTTTGACAGCATCAAAACACATTAAACAAATTCTAACCTTATTGTTCACACCAAAACCATATAAACAAACCTTTTGATTTGAACAAGCTTCACAAAACACACCACCACAAGCTCTACAATGATGAGTTCTCCTTATGATTGTAAATGTATTATCACAAAGATTACAATTTGTAATTGATGATTCATCTTTCCATTTTGGTAACCATAATACTTTCCATTCTTTTGGtggatttaatttaaatctatCATTATCTTCGTCgtcttcatcatcataaaattcatcatcataattttgttgttgttgttcatctAAATTCTCTTCttgttcatttaaataattactactactatgattactattgctattactactaccactaccactaccactaccactactactataaCTATTTCTAATATTACCAAAACTATTACTTGTATGAAATGGTAAAGaatgaatattattactaattgttgtgaaattattatcatcaaaacGTTGCCATAAATGAACtggtatttttaatttaaaatttgagaTTGAAGGAATagaaatgatgaaaaaatgTTTAACAGTTGATAAAAAACCTCTAGTAGTTGGAAAAACTTGGTcatcttcaattttaaatggtattaatatttgtaaattagTTGAACATAATATCtcttgtgatgatgatgatgatgttgttgtttgatttttaaataattctctACAATCATAATTATGTAATAGTATTTGAGTTTGTGATACTTTagttttatcaatattatgatcactactattatttctATAATGATATCTATGACTACCACTactctttttatttgatttttgaatatttgaaataCGATCATTACCAATACcgccaccattattatttttattactactaccaccactactactactattactatttgataatgtttttataaatgaaatttgttgaaataattcaacacgaattgaattaatctttaaatttaatggaTTCTTTAATTGTATGAAAAATGTTGCTTTTGATCCAATATAACAATTATTCTCTCTTAAACAAATTGCCATTTCAATTggatttgatttataattattactaataccaatattattattattattaatattattattagttattGTAGAgggttgattattattattattattattattattattattattattattattattattattattattattattattattattattattattattattactattattactatttgtatTAGTACCAAATGATaaccaatttaaataatgagcAAGTTTATGAGAAGTGAAATgagttttattatataatagaTAATCTtgatattgtttattaatacCTGATATCCATAATTCAGAACTTTTCATAACTTTTTGATCTTTCCATTCTCTACCTTTTGAATAATCAACTTTACAATGcactaaataaaatattgataaataaCCAATATAATTCAATGATGGTGCTAAATATTTTGGTAATTGAAATGAAAATGGGTATTCATAAACACCACTTTCAAATTCATGTATTGGTGTTGTTAATTGTtgtgaaaatgatgatgataatgatgatactGATGACATCATTCCtgttgttgtcgttgttgttgttgatgattttgaatttaaatttgacgATAATAAAGTTGGTGATAAAGTTGAATTTTGTGTagaagttgttgttggtaataatattggACTATTATTCtctgaatttgaaattggtaatgaatttaatgatgtAGTCTCAATATTTACATTCAATGGAggtatatttaaattaccactataaaatttaaatgtttgATAGGTATTATTTGAATGTTGTGCATGTTGAAATATCTTTTCATATCCACATAATTGTAATTTCACCCTCTTTATACATTGTCTCTctgttaataatatattcACCTTACCACTTATTGTTTCTCCATTTGTAAAATATGATTTATCTAAATTAATCTTTAAATTAcatctatatatatatatatataaaatataaagtaGAGTAATTagtattataataataaataataaataataataatagtttttatatatatttatattacatTTGACCTTTTTCTGAAAGCTCCAATGGATAttttgaagaagatgaaggtGGTGGGGGTGGAATActtgttgaatttaatgttggtgataatttcttttgtgGTGAAATAGAGTTAAATAATGAAGACGGCTGATTACTCTCATTTTGattactattaattaaaacatgTTGTTGTGATATTTGTATTGGtagtgaattattattatgatgattATTTAACAAAGTCgtcattttctttatatgctttttctttatatgttttttctttttctttttttttttattttttttttcctctctCTACTAagtaaaaagtttttatataaataaatttctttggaaaagtttttttgtttttttgttttttttttttttttttaattttttttttttaattttttttgccgagaaaaacaaataaattcaaataaattttggtGTGTGTTTGTGTGTTAGTGTGTGATATAAaagtattaaatattttattttataattttttttttttttttttataatttttttttttgttttgttttgtttttgtttttctatGCAGTTCCATAAGAACATTCAATcgaattatatttttttgtgaaattaaaaaattaaaaatatctgaattgtttttttttttattttttttttattttttttttcattttttttattttcatttttttttattgaattcaaaaataatgaattataatttattaataaataaatgaattaaaaaatagaaaaaaataaaaaaaataaaaaaaactttatttgtGATAATTAAAAACCAATTTAGATTAATTtacataatttttatttaattttttaaaaaaaaaatttatttgcaTGGTTTGGTTGAGAttgtttattgttttttttttttttttattttaactatttaaaaaaataaaaaaggattgtttttaaaaaaaaaaaagtgaaaaaaatgtttaaataataaataataaataataaataataaataataaataataataaatgataattatgGACTATTTCTTTTTGAAGATAATCTGGTATTTATAAtccaaattaataattgttgataattaTCACAACTTATTAAATAACGTCTTTTTGGAGTTGAAATGATAAAACAAAAAGTACGACCTTCCAATTCTTGAATACTATCAATTTGACCACAATCATGTAAACTAATTGAACCACAAGGCGTTTTATCttgttcatttttaaaatattccaAACGGTCATCACCTATAAATTTCATAAATCTTCTCTTCCAATTCTTTACAATTATACCTTTTTTATATACATATCCTTCTCtctttgaaaaatttaatctTTTCGCTCCAGGTACATCCTCTGGTACAAATGCTTTATCTTCATATTTACATCTAATCCATGCCTCTTTTAATCCATTTGAATCAGCATATGTTGGTCTAATGAAATCAGATGGTACCAATGATTCCCAATATTCTTTAGCTTTAAGATTGGTGGTTTCTTTAAATGCTTCAATTTCACTCTTTAACCAATTATCAAGTTCACAACTTTTAACACGTGATATATGAGTacctaattattattattaattactattattaatatattatttttatttattattttattattttattattttttacatacCTAATCGTCTATGTAAACCTGCACAACTTAAACATATAAATATTCCTAAATTAACAGATGCCCATTGTGGTTCAATCATACCACATTCACCACAAAATTGATTCTctggtaattttaataatcctCTTATTATCTCTTTATTAACTGTATCtatattaatatcattaattgatgatgtcATTggcatttttatttatttatttattttatttatttatttttatttatttacaaggGACTAAtagttaaattaatttttttttttaaaaaaaaaaaaaaaaattctctttatcttttttttttttttttttaatttttttttttttttttttattatttataataaaaagagaTTGGGTTGGGtagtactttttttttttttaaaaaaaaaatgtgtgtctattttttttgaaaacttataataattgaaaataaaaaataaaatataaaaaaaaaatgaaattgtaaaaaaaaaattatagatatcggtgttaaaaaaaataaaaaaaaaaaaaataaaaaaaaataaaataaaaataatttagatttttttttttaaattttataaaattgtttGGGAcccattttaatttaaaaatcccAAAAAAAGAACACCCCATcccattttaaaaaaaaaagatttttattccaaaaaaaaaaaaaaataaaaaaataaaaaaaaaataaaattaaaaataaaaaagatatcttatttgtaaaaacgatcttttttttaacaaaaactGGAATTAACACACCAactgaaaattaaaaattcattgtGATTTGtcatttacattttttatttttttttttttaaaagttaccacaacaattattcaaaataaaatctataaTAATCCGTTTTTGTCAAcccaattaaatcaatcaaatcaaatcaaatcaaactaaatcaaaaaaaaataaaaaataaaaaataaaaaaagttgatttatttttttattttattttattttttttttaaaaatgacaATTCTAAAactaaagtttttaaattaaattcttcaacTGATAAAACTACATTATGACCAACTGAGAATGGAATATCTTTTGAATgatcataattattattattattattattattattattattattattattattattattattattattattattattattattattattattattatttttaaaaggtttCTTTGAATTTGAGAATTTACTAAAAGAAGCTAATGaagaatatttatattttaataattcaacagtAAAAGTTTTAGCACCATAGTCAATTGATTGTACAAGACCAACtaaaattggtttaaattttggattacttgaatttttaattctttgacttgaaatatctttattaattgattgaagTACGAAATAATCAACTAATTTCGATTCAAATGCTTGTTTTAAATCTAAAGTTTTAATAACTTCATTACCAATCGATGAAATATTATTCCAATTGAAAATTGGGTAAatatcattttgattttgatattttttaattaaaattgaagttaattgaatttggttaAATAAATGTGGGAAATTTCTAAGTGGTGAAGTTGCAGCTATAAATGTATTTGTGTTTGAAATACGTTGATAAGTCATTTGGCCAAACCTTTTATAAAATCCATGAATGCCATTCTTTTTGAAGAAATCTGTTAAAACATCATCGGTTGATGATAAGAATTCGTCGACTATTTCATTACCGATTGAGTGAAATGATTTACTGACTTTGAAATCGACGTTACCATGATTAAAAGTGACAGAGTTGTCATTATCGAAAACGACAGtctttttatcattatcgtTGATGTAAAAACCCTGTCTTTTAACTACCAATGAATTCTTGTCATTTGGAATTCTACTgaaattttctaaatttttattattctcaATACGGAATTGTTTTCTacgatttaataaatcatatgcatcatataataatttttgaccAACactaaatgattcaattacaGTATCGCCATCGGacttaattgaatttaatgaatccTCAATATACCTTGTAGCTTGACCCTTTGTTAATGATACAACATTTGTTAAATAGGTTGGATAAATCTTATAAGAATCAATTTTACCACTACCtttcaaaaaattcatttcaaCAGTAATTGCTGAAATTGGTCTTTCTTTTGATGCActtgataatgaaattgataaaattaattctggTGGGAATAAATGATATGTACCTTGTGGGAAATaagttgattttaaattcataaaacttgttttatataaaatattatttaaaactgatTCCTGTTCTTCTTTTTGTACTTCTTCttgttgtcgttgttgttgttgttgttcttgttgttgttcttgtggTATCCAACGAGAAACATCAGCAATATGAAcatataatttatcaaatgtaTCACtactattaaaatcaatgCTAAATGCATCATCGACAGCGATGgttgttttattatcaagTGCAACCACTggtaaattttcattaaatataaCTCTATTTTCACTTAATtgatctttaatttcatttggttgatttataattttttcaatatattcaaataattcggTACTCCATAACCcaaaatttgatttgaatATTCTATCATTTCCATCATATAAACAGTCACTATCTTTATCAAGGAaaccaattgattttaataatttatttgcaCCTTTTGGAGACacttcaaattttaattctgtTAAAATCTTTCTAAATGCTTGATCAtctgaaaatgaattaaatggtGATAATGCTGCAacctttaataaatttaaataataaacatcaCCAATACTTAATTGATTctcttttgaaattattgatttattattaattctatttttttttaaaattttaatttctttttttaaaatatcattttttttttcttgatcttcttcttcttcttcagaTTCAgcttcattttcttcatccTCTTCAGA encodes:
- the adcD gene encoding FYVE-type zinc finger-containing protein — its product is MTTLLNNHHNNNSLPIQISQQHVLINSNQNESNQPSSLFNSISPQKKLSPTLNSTSIPPPPPSSSSKYPLELSEKGQICNLKINLDKSYFTNGETISGKVNILLTERQCIKRVKLQLCGYEKIFQHAQHSNNTYQTFKFYSGNLNIPPLNVNIETTSLNSLPISNSENNSPILLPTTTSTQNSTLSPTLLSSNLNSKSSTTTTTTTGMMSSVSSLSSSFSQQLTTPIHEFESGVYEYPFSFQLPKYLAPSLNYIGYLSIFYLVHCKVDYSKGREWKDQKVMKSSELWISGINKQYQDYLLYNKTHFTSHKLAHYLNWLSFGTNTNSNNSNNNNNNNNNNNNNNNNNNNNNNNNNNNNNNQPSTITNNNINNNNNIGISNNYKSNPIEMAICLRENNCYIGSKATFFIQLKNPLNLKINSIRVELFQQISFIKTLSNSNSSSSGGSSNKNNNGGGIGNDRISNIQKSNKKSSGSHRYHYRNNSSDHNIDKTKVSQTQILLHNYDCRELFKNQTTTSSSSSQEILCSTNLQILIPFKIEDDQVFPTTRGFLSTVKHFFIISIPSISNFKLKIPVHLWQRFDDNNFTTISNNIHSLPFHTSNSFGNIRNSYSSSGSGSGSGSSNSNSNHSSSNYLNEQEENLDEQQQQNYDDEFYDDEDDEDNDRFKLNPPKEWKVLWLPKWKDESSITNCNLCDNTFTIIRRTHHCRACGGVFCEACSNQKVCLYGFGVNNKVRICLMCFDAVKAESSNSIYGSNINSSILPFKNGLPLQNVFSKKKVYKPPYLVHL
- a CDS encoding Arf GTPase activating protein (pleckstrin homology (PH) domain-containing protein) — its product is MPMTSSINDINIDTVNKEIIRGLLKLPENQFCGECGMIEPQWASVNLGIFICLSCAGLHRRLGTHISRVKSCELDNWLKSEIEAFKETTNLKAKEYWESLVPSDFIRPTYADSNGLKEAWIRCKYEDKAFVPEDVPGAKRLNFSKREGYVYKKGIIVKNWKRRFMKFIGDDRLEYFKNEQDKTPCGSISLHDCGQIDSIQELEGRTFCFIISTPKRRYLISCDNYQQLLIWIINTRLSSKRNSP